The SAR116 cluster alpha proteobacterium HIMB100 genome has a window encoding:
- a CDS encoding hypothetical protein (PFAM: Protein of unknown function, DUF482): MDELATQSVSITAHTSLTEFTAEEWDRLNDTAHPFLSYAFLNALEQSGSVGEQTGWDVLFLAAREDASALLVGALPVYVKHHSYGEYVFDHSWAHAFERAGGRYYPKLLSAVPFTPVPGPRLLYDKHHPEVVTSLLSALETVARQNQISSAHMNFITAEDRQILEDKGWMIRTGLQFHWQNDNYSSFDDFLASLSSRKRKTLRKERLSLLQHGVTFHQLTGSDITSDQWDRFYQFYLATIEKKWGGAYLTEAFFHQIGSTMAERILLVMAEQNGQMIAGALNFIGKDTLYGRNWGCVEELPNLHFETCYYQAIEFAISRGLTTVEAGAQGLHKVQRGYLPVYTYSAHWLADNNFSDAVSRFLRQEQTAVEDEARAIEALSPYRQNNASEKG, from the coding sequence ATGGATGAACTGGCGACACAGAGTGTGAGCATTACGGCGCACACCTCATTAACAGAGTTTACAGCAGAAGAATGGGACCGGCTGAATGACACCGCGCATCCCTTCCTCAGCTACGCATTTCTGAATGCACTTGAACAAAGCGGCTCGGTAGGTGAACAAACCGGATGGGATGTTTTGTTTCTGGCAGCCAGAGAAGACGCTTCAGCACTGCTGGTTGGCGCTCTGCCCGTTTATGTAAAACATCATTCCTATGGTGAATATGTCTTTGACCATAGTTGGGCTCATGCGTTTGAGCGGGCTGGCGGACGCTATTATCCCAAGCTGCTGAGCGCAGTTCCCTTCACGCCTGTGCCTGGTCCGCGTCTGTTATATGACAAACATCACCCAGAGGTCGTTACCAGCCTGCTGTCTGCGCTGGAAACAGTAGCCAGACAAAATCAGATATCGTCTGCACATATGAATTTCATTACCGCAGAAGATCGTCAAATTCTCGAAGATAAAGGCTGGATGATCCGCACTGGTCTTCAATTTCACTGGCAGAATGACAATTACAGCAGCTTTGACGATTTTCTGGCCAGCTTGTCCTCACGCAAGCGTAAAACCCTGCGAAAAGAACGGCTAAGCCTGCTTCAACATGGCGTTACATTTCACCAACTTACCGGCTCAGACATCACCTCAGACCAGTGGGACAGATTTTATCAGTTTTATCTGGCCACTATCGAAAAGAAATGGGGCGGAGCTTATTTAACAGAAGCTTTTTTTCACCAGATTGGCAGCACTATGGCTGAACGCATTCTGTTGGTGATGGCAGAACAAAATGGCCAAATGATCGCTGGTGCCTTGAATTTCATCGGCAAGGACACCCTTTACGGACGAAATTGGGGATGTGTTGAAGAGCTTCCAAACCTGCATTTTGAGACCTGTTATTATCAGGCGATTGAGTTTGCAATCAGTCGGGGGCTGACCACAGTCGAAGCAGGCGCGCAAGGCTTGCATAAAGTTCAGCGCGGCTATTTGCCTGTTTACACCTATTCTGCACATTGGCTCGCAGATAACAATTTTTCTGACGCGGTCAGCCGGTTTCTTAGGCAAGAGCAAACAGCTGTAGAGGATGAGGCGCGCGCCATTGAGGCGCTAAGCCCTTATCGCCAAAATAACGCATCTGAAAAAGGGTGA
- a CDS encoding putative translation initiation inhibitor, yjgF family (PFAM: Endoribonuclease L-PSP) encodes MSTSADENLNRLGITLPDAPAPAANYVPYVVAGNMVYVSGQLPLVDGKLSATGHVGKNVTTEEAAGQARLCAINLLAQLKAACGGDLSRVKQVVKLGGFVACTDDFTDQPEVVNGASDLMVEVFGDAGRHARFAVGTNTLPRGTCVEVEGTFLID; translated from the coding sequence ATGAGCACTTCTGCAGATGAGAATTTAAACCGGCTTGGCATCACTCTGCCGGACGCCCCTGCCCCAGCGGCTAATTACGTTCCTTATGTTGTTGCCGGAAATATGGTTTATGTTTCTGGTCAACTGCCCTTGGTTGACGGTAAATTGTCAGCTACTGGTCATGTCGGTAAAAACGTCACCACAGAAGAGGCCGCCGGCCAGGCGAGGCTATGCGCAATCAATCTTCTGGCCCAGCTGAAAGCCGCATGTGGAGGCGATCTTAGTCGCGTGAAGCAGGTGGTCAAATTAGGCGGGTTTGTTGCGTGTACAGATGACTTCACTGACCAGCCTGAGGTGGTCAATGGTGCGTCTGATCTGATGGTTGAGGTGTTCGGTGACGCAGGTCGGCACGCTCGCTTTGCAGTAGGCACAAACACACTGCCGCGCGGCACTTGTGTTGAAGTGGAAGGCACCTTCCTCATCGATTAA
- a CDS encoding ribonucleoside-diphosphate reductase, adenosylcobalamin-dependent (PFAM: Ribonucleotide reductase, barrel domain; Class II vitamin B12-dependent ribonucleotide reductase~TIGRFAM: ribonucleoside-diphosphate reductase, adenosylcobalamin-dependent), with the protein MKFERRFTTAGQETYDQIPFRSASSEIRNPDGTIVFSAENIEVPKQYSQVATDILAQKYFRKAGVAARLKRVEENDVPSWLWRSVPDTKALEKLPEDQRYGGETSAKQVFNRLVGTWTYWAWKAGYFSSEEDAKTYYDEMSYMLACQMAAPNSPQWFNTGLHWAYGIDGPSQGHFYVDYKTGKMIKSKSSYEHPQPHACFIQSVSDDLVNDGGIMDLWVREARLFKYGSGTGSNFSRLRGSGESLSGGGKSSGLMSFLKIGDRAAGAIKSGGTTRRAAKMVTVDIDHPDIEEYIDWKVVEEQKVAALVAGSKLAQKHMSEVMAACVNAAELNDTDKYDPKVNKELKKAILAARKAMIPENYVQRVIQFAQQGFTEISFKTYDTDWDSEAYLTVAGQNSNNSVRVTNEFLNAVAENGDWELIRRTDGEVAAKVNASELWDKIAHAAWACADPGLQYDTTINEWHTCPEGGRINASNPCSEYMFLDDTACNLASLNLMQFRRKDGSFDIPMFEHAVRLWTITLETSVLMAQFPSKEIAQGSYDYRTLGLGFANIGGLLMAAGYSYDSDEARALCGAISAIMTGRSYATSAELAAEAGPFPLYAENADHMLRVMRNHRRAAYAETTGYEGLSVLPVPLDHANCPDQEMITHAKAAWDDALKLGEQHGYRNAQSTVIAPTGTIGLVMDCDTTGIEPDFAIVKFKKLAGGGYFKIINRVVPEALTGLGYTEDQIEDITRYAVGHGNLDSCQAISINALREKGFTDAILKQLAGSLENAFDIKFAFNRYGLGDEFCKDTLGFNDEQLNDFNFNMLEALGFSKDEIEAANIHVCGAMTLEGAPHLKDEHLPIFDCANVCGRIGKRFLSVSSHITMMAAAQPFISGAISKTINMPNSASVQECGEAYMQSWKLGLKANALYRDGSKLSQPLSSALVEDDEDFDTEELAAAPTTQVVEKIVERIVRNEERHRLPDRRKGYTQKASVGGHKVYLRTGEYEDGRLGEIFIDMHKEGAAFRSLMNNFAIAVSIGLQYGVPLEEYVEAFTFTRFEPQGIVTGNDAIKMSTSILDYTFRELAISYLDRHDLGHVSADDLDVDTTGGGEAQSELVNKVTSRGFIRKQGLVVYSNDSSAAQAIAAEPSAPTSLKPATASAGLAKAVASEAMAAPTSTEDVMATRVKEARLQGYEGESCPECQNFTLVRNGTCLKCNTCGSTTGCS; encoded by the coding sequence ATGAAATTCGAAAGACGCTTCACAACAGCAGGTCAAGAAACCTATGACCAGATCCCGTTCAGATCAGCATCAAGTGAAATCCGCAACCCTGATGGAACAATCGTCTTCTCTGCAGAGAATATTGAAGTTCCAAAACAGTACAGCCAGGTGGCGACTGATATTCTGGCCCAGAAATATTTCCGCAAAGCCGGTGTAGCTGCTCGGCTGAAACGCGTCGAAGAAAATGATGTGCCGTCATGGCTCTGGCGGTCTGTGCCTGACACTAAAGCCCTTGAAAAATTGCCGGAAGACCAAAGATATGGCGGCGAGACATCCGCAAAACAGGTCTTTAATCGACTGGTGGGTACATGGACATATTGGGCGTGGAAAGCGGGGTATTTTTCAAGCGAGGAAGATGCCAAAACATATTATGATGAGATGAGCTACATGCTCGCCTGTCAGATGGCAGCGCCAAATTCGCCGCAATGGTTTAATACTGGCCTGCATTGGGCGTATGGAATTGATGGCCCCAGCCAGGGACATTTCTATGTCGATTACAAGACCGGCAAAATGATCAAATCAAAATCATCTTACGAACACCCCCAGCCACATGCATGCTTTATCCAGTCTGTCAGTGACGACCTGGTGAATGACGGTGGCATTATGGATTTGTGGGTCCGCGAAGCCCGTCTGTTCAAGTACGGCTCCGGAACTGGTTCAAACTTCTCACGTCTTCGTGGCTCTGGTGAAAGTCTGTCAGGTGGCGGCAAATCATCTGGCCTGATGAGCTTTCTGAAAATCGGTGACCGGGCAGCAGGCGCAATTAAATCAGGCGGCACCACGCGTCGCGCGGCCAAAATGGTGACTGTGGATATCGACCATCCGGATATTGAAGAATATATCGACTGGAAAGTTGTCGAAGAACAAAAAGTTGCAGCATTGGTTGCTGGCTCAAAGCTGGCTCAGAAACATATGTCTGAAGTCATGGCGGCATGTGTAAACGCCGCTGAGTTGAATGACACTGACAAATATGATCCGAAAGTCAATAAAGAGCTGAAAAAGGCGATCCTCGCTGCCCGCAAAGCGATGATTCCTGAAAATTATGTTCAGCGGGTTATCCAGTTTGCTCAACAGGGATTCACGGAAATCAGCTTCAAGACATATGATACTGACTGGGATTCTGAGGCTTATCTGACTGTCGCAGGCCAAAACTCTAATAACTCTGTTCGGGTGACAAATGAATTTTTGAACGCGGTTGCAGAAAATGGTGACTGGGAACTGATCAGACGAACCGACGGCGAAGTTGCCGCGAAAGTCAATGCATCTGAGTTATGGGACAAAATCGCTCATGCAGCATGGGCCTGTGCAGACCCAGGTCTGCAATATGACACCACCATCAATGAATGGCATACCTGCCCTGAAGGGGGACGCATCAACGCATCGAACCCTTGTTCAGAATATATGTTCCTTGATGATACCGCGTGTAACTTGGCCTCATTGAACCTGATGCAGTTCCGCCGTAAAGATGGCAGCTTTGATATTCCCATGTTCGAACATGCTGTTCGGCTGTGGACTATCACGCTGGAGACATCCGTGCTGATGGCGCAATTCCCCTCAAAGGAAATCGCCCAAGGGTCTTATGACTACCGTACGCTTGGCCTTGGATTTGCCAATATTGGTGGCTTGCTGATGGCTGCTGGCTATTCTTATGACAGTGATGAAGCACGGGCTTTGTGTGGCGCCATTTCGGCCATTATGACCGGACGGTCTTATGCCACATCAGCAGAACTTGCTGCTGAGGCAGGTCCGTTTCCGCTCTACGCAGAGAACGCTGATCACATGTTGCGGGTGATGCGCAATCACCGCCGGGCGGCCTACGCTGAAACAACAGGGTATGAAGGATTGTCAGTCCTGCCTGTGCCGCTTGATCACGCCAACTGTCCAGATCAGGAAATGATTACGCATGCAAAGGCAGCATGGGATGATGCCTTGAAATTGGGTGAACAGCATGGGTACCGCAACGCGCAATCAACTGTGATTGCCCCAACCGGCACAATCGGCCTTGTGATGGATTGTGATACGACAGGAATTGAACCTGATTTTGCAATTGTCAAATTCAAGAAGCTGGCTGGCGGCGGCTATTTCAAGATCATCAACCGGGTAGTGCCAGAAGCGTTAACAGGGCTTGGCTACACAGAAGACCAGATTGAAGATATAACGCGCTATGCAGTTGGTCATGGAAATCTGGACAGTTGTCAGGCTATTTCAATCAACGCGTTAAGGGAAAAAGGCTTCACAGACGCGATCTTGAAACAACTGGCAGGATCTCTGGAAAATGCCTTTGATATTAAGTTCGCCTTTAACCGCTACGGCCTTGGTGATGAGTTCTGCAAAGATACGCTTGGCTTTAACGATGAGCAGCTCAATGATTTCAATTTCAACATGCTGGAAGCTTTGGGCTTCTCAAAAGACGAAATTGAAGCTGCAAATATCCATGTCTGTGGTGCGATGACACTTGAAGGTGCGCCTCATCTTAAAGATGAACATCTGCCGATATTTGATTGTGCAAATGTGTGTGGCCGGATCGGCAAGCGGTTCTTGTCAGTCAGCAGCCACATCACAATGATGGCGGCAGCACAGCCCTTCATTTCAGGGGCTATCTCGAAAACCATTAATATGCCAAACAGTGCCTCTGTCCAGGAATGTGGTGAAGCCTACATGCAGAGCTGGAAGCTAGGTCTGAAAGCAAATGCGCTTTACCGTGACGGCTCCAAGCTAAGCCAGCCGCTATCCTCAGCTCTGGTTGAAGATGACGAAGATTTTGACACAGAAGAGCTGGCAGCTGCACCAACGACACAAGTCGTTGAAAAAATTGTGGAACGGATTGTTCGCAATGAAGAACGTCATCGTCTTCCGGACAGACGTAAAGGCTACACGCAAAAAGCATCAGTCGGGGGACATAAGGTGTATTTGCGGACTGGTGAATATGAAGATGGCCGCTTAGGCGAGATTTTCATCGATATGCATAAAGAAGGTGCGGCCTTCCGGTCACTGATGAATAATTTTGCGATTGCGGTATCGATTGGTCTCCAATATGGGGTACCGCTCGAAGAATATGTCGAAGCCTTCACCTTCACACGGTTTGAGCCACAGGGTATCGTGACAGGGAATGATGCGATCAAAATGTCAACGTCAATTCTTGATTATACCTTCCGTGAACTCGCCATTTCTTACCTCGACAGACATGATCTGGGCCATGTGAGCGCAGATGATCTGGATGTAGACACTACCGGTGGTGGCGAAGCACAATCAGAGCTGGTGAATAAAGTGACCAGCCGTGGCTTTATCCGCAAACAAGGCCTTGTTGTCTATTCTAACGACAGCTCAGCTGCACAAGCGATTGCCGCTGAACCTTCAGCACCGACCAGCCTGAAGCCAGCAACCGCATCAGCCGGGCTTGCGAAAGCTGTGGCCAGCGAAGCGATGGCCGCACCCACATCAACTGAAGATGTGATGGCAACCCGTGTGAAAGAAGCACGCCTGCAGGGATATGAAGGGGAATCTTGTCCTGAATGTCAGAACTTCACCCTGGTCCGTAACGGAACCTGTTTGAAATGTAACACCTGCGGGTCAACAACCGGCTGCAGCTAA
- a CDS encoding NADH:ubiquinone oxidoreductase 17.2 kD subunit (PFAM: NADH ubiquinone oxidoreductase subunit NDUFA12) yields MHLLSKLMIRLSAQKIGTDEFGNQYFESRKAKRGRRQRRYVIYNGQVEASKVPADWHGWLHYTELSPPPATGYVSHDWQQEHLPNLTGTKYAYRPAGHMLKGGKRKKATGDYEAWTP; encoded by the coding sequence ATGCATTTACTTTCCAAACTGATGATCAGGCTGAGTGCACAAAAAATTGGGACTGATGAATTCGGTAATCAATATTTCGAGTCTCGGAAGGCAAAACGTGGCCGCAGACAACGCCGTTATGTGATTTACAATGGTCAGGTTGAGGCCAGTAAAGTGCCCGCAGATTGGCATGGCTGGCTGCATTACACAGAATTGTCGCCTCCTCCCGCTACTGGATATGTATCACATGACTGGCAGCAGGAACATTTGCCCAATCTGACAGGTACAAAATATGCTTACCGGCCAGCTGGCCATATGCTCAAAGGTGGCAAACGCAAGAAGGCAACTGGCGATTATGAAGCCTGGACACCCTGA
- a CDS encoding ABC-type transport system involved in resistance to organic solvents, periplasmic component (PFAM: mce related protein), which yields MLKRSTLEIVMGLVVLVGAGIFAVMVYQASDIQSADGYLLHAEFGTTGGLSVGDEVRLSGIKVGQIVGQSLDPVTYAARIDMRIDDAVQLPSDSSARITAASLLGGNFLELLPGAGEDMMPEGTTIFDTRDPVSLSDLLGKIVFQGNES from the coding sequence ATGCTGAAAAGAAGTACGCTCGAAATCGTGATGGGACTTGTGGTTCTGGTAGGGGCAGGCATTTTTGCTGTAATGGTGTATCAGGCCTCTGATATTCAATCCGCCGACGGTTATCTGTTGCATGCTGAGTTTGGCACCACTGGCGGTTTGTCTGTCGGAGATGAGGTCAGGTTGTCCGGTATCAAAGTCGGCCAAATTGTTGGCCAGTCTCTGGACCCCGTCACTTATGCCGCACGCATCGATATGCGTATTGATGATGCCGTGCAATTGCCGTCTGACAGTTCTGCCCGCATTACAGCCGCCTCTTTACTTGGTGGAAACTTCCTTGAACTTCTGCCTGGGGCTGGTGAGGATATGATGCCTGAAGGTACCACCATTTTCGACACCCGCGATCCGGTCAGCCTGTCTGATTTGCTGGGCAAAATTGTGTTTCAGGGTAATGAAAGCTGA
- a CDS encoding Uncharacterized protein conserved in bacteria (DUF2155) (PFAM: Uncharacterized protein conserved in bacteria (DUF2155)): MSLLPGGGHAQSWLNSEQALLQTLDKITARIATVEVSLSQPLRFGTLEIELKHCAFRPPEEPPEAAAFLEIRDIGFADDAAQDKIIVFSGWMFASSPAVSALEHPVYDVTLLACAK, from the coding sequence ATGAGCTTGTTGCCGGGGGGTGGTCACGCCCAAAGCTGGCTGAATTCAGAACAAGCCTTGCTTCAGACATTAGATAAAATCACCGCCCGCATTGCCACAGTTGAAGTCAGTTTGAGCCAACCCTTGCGGTTTGGTACGCTGGAAATTGAACTGAAACATTGCGCGTTCAGGCCGCCAGAAGAACCGCCAGAGGCTGCAGCATTTCTTGAAATCCGTGATATTGGTTTTGCAGATGATGCAGCTCAGGATAAAATCATCGTTTTTTCTGGATGGATGTTTGCGTCCAGCCCGGCAGTCTCCGCGTTGGAACATCCGGTTTATGATGTCACACTTTTAGCTTGTGCCAAGTAA
- a CDS encoding leucyl/phenylalanyl-tRNA--protein transferase (PFAM: Leucyl/phenylalanyl-tRNA protein transferase~TIGRFAM: leucyl/phenylalanyl-tRNA--protein transferase), with product MTDRFIYSPETIIKAYSLGVFPMASSHDADDISFYEPEIRGILPLSPPHIPRRLLRLVRQTDWTVTLDRDFRAVIEGCSEIQPDRQDSWINPEIKRLYLSLHKLGFAHSVEVWAGAELIGGLYGVHLGSAFFGESMFSRRSNASKLALAHLMARLHYAGFSLLDAQFKNDHLLQFGLIEIAKQQFKDMLHSALETHLDWPFFASKNDIFAYLAQAKSVTS from the coding sequence ATGACAGACCGTTTCATCTATTCACCAGAAACGATTATCAAAGCCTACAGTCTGGGTGTGTTTCCTATGGCATCATCTCATGATGCTGACGACATATCTTTCTATGAGCCAGAGATTCGGGGCATCTTGCCTTTGTCTCCCCCACATATCCCGAGGCGCCTGCTTCGGCTGGTTCGACAAACAGACTGGACGGTCACCTTGGACCGCGACTTTCGGGCGGTCATTGAGGGCTGTTCTGAAATCCAGCCAGACCGGCAGGATAGTTGGATAAACCCAGAAATCAAACGTCTTTATCTCAGCCTTCACAAGCTGGGCTTTGCTCATTCAGTTGAAGTCTGGGCAGGTGCTGAGTTAATTGGCGGGCTATATGGCGTACATCTTGGTTCAGCCTTTTTTGGTGAATCAATGTTTTCGCGCCGGAGCAACGCATCAAAGCTCGCACTGGCGCATCTGATGGCCAGACTGCATTACGCAGGATTTTCCCTTCTTGATGCCCAGTTCAAAAATGACCACCTGCTACAATTTGGTCTAATTGAAATTGCTAAACAACAATTTAAAGACATGCTTCATTCAGCCCTGGAAACTCATTTAGACTGGCCGTTCTTTGCTTCAAAAAACGATATTTTCGCTTACTTGGCACAAGCTAAAAGTGTGACATCATAA
- a CDS encoding acetyl-CoA carboxylase, biotin carboxylase (PFAM: Carbamoyl-phosphate synthase L chain, ATP binding domain; Biotin carboxylase C-terminal domain; Carbamoyl-phosphate synthase L chain, N-terminal domain~TIGRFAM: acetyl-CoA carboxylase, biotin carboxylase subunit) — protein sequence MFKKILIANRGDVALRVLRACKEMGIQTVIVHSTADADSMPVRLADESVCIGPAAAGQSYLNIPNLVSAAAVTGCDAVHPGVGFLAENADFASIVQAHGLVFIGPEPEHIRQMGDKVQAKITAAKAGLPLVPGSPGSVDTLEEAEKLAVDIGFPLLVKAASGGGGRGMKVANTPADLAEAFSSARSEAKAAFGDDTVYLERYLDNPRHIEVQIIADSHGHAVHLGERECSVQRRHQKLFEEAPSPAITQAQRKNIGEIAANAALEMGYLGVGTMEFLFQDDEFFFIEMNTRLQVEHPITEAITGIDLVREQICIAAGGVLPFTQEEVQFDGHAIECRINAEHPETFVPTPGTVNFYHPAGGAGVRVDTVLYSGYRIPPFYDSLIAKLIVHGRDRDHALARLRLALQEFVIEPIPTTLDLHKRLLDEPAIKSGDYSIKWLEKEFFSAED from the coding sequence ATGTTCAAAAAAATTCTTATTGCTAACAGAGGGGATGTCGCATTGCGCGTTCTGCGCGCCTGTAAAGAAATGGGCATCCAGACTGTTATTGTACATTCCACCGCAGATGCGGATTCAATGCCGGTCAGACTGGCTGACGAATCGGTTTGTATTGGTCCAGCCGCTGCAGGACAATCCTATCTGAATATTCCAAATTTGGTGTCCGCGGCTGCGGTCACCGGATGTGACGCCGTTCATCCCGGTGTTGGCTTTCTGGCAGAGAATGCCGATTTTGCCTCCATTGTTCAGGCACATGGGTTGGTGTTTATCGGCCCGGAACCAGAGCATATTCGCCAGATGGGCGACAAGGTTCAGGCAAAGATCACTGCTGCAAAGGCCGGCTTACCTCTTGTCCCGGGGTCGCCTGGCTCTGTGGATACGCTGGAGGAAGCTGAAAAGCTGGCTGTTGATATCGGTTTTCCACTGTTGGTCAAAGCGGCCTCTGGCGGTGGCGGGCGCGGCATGAAAGTGGCAAACACGCCCGCAGATTTAGCTGAGGCATTTTCGTCTGCCCGATCTGAAGCCAAGGCAGCCTTTGGTGATGATACAGTTTACCTGGAACGATATCTGGATAACCCGCGTCATATTGAAGTGCAGATCATCGCTGATTCGCATGGACATGCGGTACATTTGGGTGAGCGGGAATGCTCAGTCCAGAGACGACACCAAAAGCTTTTTGAAGAAGCTCCCTCGCCGGCGATTACACAAGCCCAGCGCAAGAATATTGGCGAAATCGCTGCAAATGCGGCCCTTGAAATGGGGTATCTCGGTGTGGGCACGATGGAATTTCTGTTTCAGGATGATGAATTTTTCTTCATTGAAATGAACACCCGCCTGCAAGTTGAGCACCCGATTACAGAAGCAATCACCGGAATTGATCTTGTGCGTGAACAAATTTGCATAGCTGCCGGGGGCGTGCTGCCATTCACACAAGAAGAGGTTCAGTTTGACGGCCATGCGATCGAATGCCGGATCAATGCTGAACATCCTGAAACATTTGTGCCAACACCAGGAACTGTGAATTTTTATCATCCTGCTGGTGGGGCAGGTGTTCGGGTAGATACAGTATTGTATTCGGGCTACCGTATTCCTCCATTTTATGACAGCCTCATTGCGAAATTGATCGTGCATGGGCGGGATCGGGATCATGCGCTTGCCCGTCTGCGTTTGGCACTTCAGGAATTTGTGATTGAACCGATACCGACCACGCTAGACCTGCATAAGCGTCTTCTTGATGAACCGGCGATTAAGTCTGGTGACTATTCAATTAAATGGCTGGAGAAGGAATTTTTCTCAGCAGAAGACTAA
- a CDS encoding acetyl-CoA carboxylase, biotin carboxyl carrier protein (PFAM: Biotin-requiring enzyme~TIGRFAM: acetyl-CoA carboxylase, biotin carboxyl carrier protein) has product MAPTSKSKSFATETKLVQDLAAIFDDSELTELEFETEQISIRLSRGQQGQPVVSMPQTMAAPVVQAAPAAAAQAPAGVSEAPQASAADLANHEGALRSPMVGTVYRAPEPGAADFVSEGDTVKKGQTMFIVEAMKVMNPITAPADGTVTKILVDNAQPIEFDQPLAVIE; this is encoded by the coding sequence ATGGCGCCAACATCGAAATCCAAATCCTTTGCAACCGAAACGAAACTGGTTCAGGACCTCGCTGCGATTTTTGATGATAGCGAACTGACCGAATTAGAGTTCGAAACAGAACAGATTTCCATCCGACTTTCGCGCGGCCAACAGGGCCAGCCAGTTGTCAGCATGCCACAAACAATGGCTGCTCCTGTTGTTCAGGCTGCACCGGCTGCTGCTGCACAGGCCCCCGCTGGTGTGAGCGAAGCACCACAAGCATCCGCAGCAGATCTTGCCAATCACGAAGGGGCGTTGCGCTCACCTATGGTCGGGACAGTCTATCGGGCCCCTGAACCAGGAGCAGCAGATTTTGTCAGCGAAGGGGATACTGTAAAAAAAGGACAGACCATGTTTATCGTGGAAGCCATGAAAGTGATGAACCCCATCACCGCGCCTGCTGACGGAACCGTCACGAAAATCCTTGTGGATAACGCTCAGCCTATTGAATTTGATCAGCCGCTTGCCGTCATAGAATAA
- a CDS encoding 3-dehydroquinate dehydratase, type II (PFAM: Dehydroquinase class II~TIGRFAM: 3-dehydroquinate dehydratase, type II), which translates to MTDILVINGPNLNMFGMREPEIYGADTLADYEAKIDALCTELGVSCRFFQSNHEGELVTSIQNAALNNSPGAARAIVINAAAYTHTSVALRDALSLFSGPKIEVHVSNVMKRETFRHESYISAVCDGIIIGLGVNSYLMAVRAVTDQLNQI; encoded by the coding sequence ATGACCGATATACTTGTGATCAACGGACCTAATTTGAACATGTTTGGCATGCGTGAACCAGAGATATATGGTGCTGACACGTTGGCTGACTATGAAGCGAAAATTGACGCACTTTGCACAGAGCTGGGTGTATCCTGCCGGTTTTTCCAGTCAAATCACGAAGGCGAGCTGGTCACCAGCATCCAAAATGCGGCCCTCAATAACAGCCCGGGTGCAGCAAGAGCAATTGTGATCAATGCAGCTGCCTACACCCACACATCAGTTGCGCTTCGCGACGCCTTGTCCTTATTTTCAGGGCCTAAAATTGAAGTTCATGTGTCCAATGTGATGAAGCGGGAAACTTTCCGGCATGAAAGCTACATTTCGGCTGTTTGTGACGGAATCATCATCGGCCTTGGGGTAAACTCCTACCTGATGGCGGTTCGTGCGGTCACCGATCAACTGAACCAGATATAA